A stretch of the Microtus ochrogaster isolate Prairie Vole_2 chromosome X, MicOch1.0, whole genome shotgun sequence genome encodes the following:
- the LOC101998703 gene encoding methyltransferase-like protein 7A — protein sequence MKLAILVLRLVVGILAFPMYLLKLLGMWNRICKKCFPYMLSQFSVIYNQYMASKKKELFSNLQEFSGASGKLSLLEVGCGTGANFKFYPPGCRVTCVDPNPNFEKFLFKSVSENQQLQFERFLVAAGENMSQVADGSVDVVVSTLVLCSVKNQKKILEEVCRVLRPGGAYFFLEHVADERSTWNYFWQQVLDPAWFLLFDGCNLTRESWKALEQASFSKLKLQHIQAPLPLSLVQPHVWGYAVK from the exons ATGAAGCTTGCCATCCTGGTCCTCCGGCTGGTTGTCGGCATTCTGGCGTTTCCCATGTATCTGCTGAAACTTTTAGGCATGTGGAACCGAATATGCAAGAAGTGCTTTCCCTACATGCTGTCGCAGTTCTCGGTGATATACAACCAGTACATGGCGAGCAAAAAGAAAGAGCTTTTCAGCAACCTGCAGGAGTTCTCAGGCGCCTCGGGGAAACTATCGCTGCTGGAGGTGGGCTGTGGCACGGGGGCCAACTTTAAGTTCTATCCTCCCGGGTGCAGGGTGACCTGTGTCGACCCTAATCCCAACTTCGAGAAGTTCTTGTTCAAGAGCGTCTCAGAGAACCAGCAGCTACAGTTCGAGCGCTTCCTTGTGGCGGCTGGGGAGAACATGAGCCAGGTGGCTGATGGCTCTGTGGACGTGGTGGTCAGCACCCTCGTGCTGTGCTCGGTGAAGAACCAGAAGAAGATTCTTGAGGAGGTGTGCCGAGTGCTGAGGCCA GGAGGTGCTTACTTCTTCTTGGAGCACGTGGCGGATGAGCGGTCCACCTGGAATTACTTCTGGCAGCAGGTCCTGGATCCTGCCTGGTTCCTTCTGTTTGATGGATGCAACCTAACAAGAGAGAGCTGGAAGGCCCTGGAGCAAGCCAGCTTCTCAAAGCTCAAGCTGCAGCACATCCAGGCTCCGCTGCCCTTAAGTTTGGTACAACCCCATGTGTGGGGGTATGCTGTGAAAtag